Proteins found in one Acidobacteriota bacterium genomic segment:
- a CDS encoding type IIA DNA topoisomerase subunit B produces the protein MVSFGSPLRTDRTVAQSYTAKDITVLEGLAPVRKRPGMYIGGVGAAGLHHLAWEIFDNAVDEAMNGHATRVRLTLHAKGSAITVSDDGRGIPVDQHKGSRKSALEVIFTTLHAGGKFGNGSYRAAGGLHGVGASVVNALSEELVAESKRDGALWRQTFRRGKPTGPLARVKAARGSGTTVRFRPDPRIFPKTAFDEALLRERIEIASYIHGGVEFIFENEARGTEETFRHENGLPDYLARIVKEMDAAPVHDAAFVLQRDHTESGTRIEVALRWTEATDERFRSYVNGIPTGSGGTHETGLRAGLGKAVRNFIETHNLTPKGVTLTADDIREGLAGVLSVFLLDPQFQGQTKDRLNNPELAQIVDGAIRPALEHWLNHNISSAEAIVARIILAARARQASRAAQQAVSRKSATTNRLNLPGKLSDCTGSARGGSELFIVEGDSAGGSAKQGRDRTRQAILPLRGKVLNVESASASKVFENKELSDVVTALGCGIGKTFDINRLRYDRIIILADADSDGNHIATLLLTFFYRFLPQLIAHGKIFLAQPPLYRVDIGKETHWALDDAHRDAIVNARTNGRGNPEITRFKGLGEMMPKVLWETTLNPETRRLLRVAVDDQHRTDRVIANLMGKDPSARFRFIMDRADEALDLDV, from the coding sequence ATGGTAAGCTTCGGATCCCCCCTTCGGACGGACAGGACCGTGGCGCAGTCATATACGGCGAAGGACATCACCGTTCTCGAAGGCCTCGCGCCGGTTCGCAAGCGGCCCGGCATGTACATCGGCGGCGTCGGAGCCGCTGGCCTGCACCACCTGGCCTGGGAGATCTTCGACAACGCGGTGGACGAGGCCATGAACGGCCACGCCACCCGGGTCCGGCTGACGCTGCATGCCAAGGGCTCGGCGATCACGGTGTCGGACGATGGTCGCGGCATCCCGGTCGATCAGCACAAGGGCAGCCGCAAAAGCGCGCTCGAGGTGATCTTCACGACGCTGCACGCCGGCGGGAAGTTCGGCAACGGGTCGTACCGGGCCGCCGGCGGCCTGCACGGCGTCGGGGCCAGCGTCGTCAATGCCCTGTCGGAAGAGCTGGTGGCGGAGTCGAAGCGTGATGGCGCGCTCTGGCGGCAGACCTTCCGGCGCGGCAAGCCGACCGGGCCGCTCGCCAGGGTAAAGGCGGCGCGCGGATCCGGCACGACGGTCCGGTTCCGGCCCGACCCGCGCATCTTTCCGAAGACGGCGTTCGACGAGGCGCTGCTCCGGGAACGCATCGAGATTGCGAGCTACATCCATGGCGGCGTCGAGTTCATCTTCGAGAACGAGGCGCGCGGGACCGAGGAGACGTTCCGCCACGAGAACGGGCTGCCCGACTATCTCGCCCGCATCGTCAAGGAGATGGACGCCGCGCCGGTGCACGACGCCGCGTTCGTCCTCCAGCGCGACCATACCGAGAGCGGGACGCGCATCGAGGTGGCGCTACGCTGGACCGAGGCGACCGACGAGCGGTTCCGCAGCTACGTCAACGGCATCCCGACCGGCTCCGGCGGCACCCACGAGACCGGGCTGCGCGCGGGACTCGGGAAGGCGGTCCGGAACTTCATCGAGACGCACAACCTCACGCCGAAGGGCGTGACGCTGACCGCGGACGACATCCGCGAAGGGCTCGCCGGCGTGCTCAGCGTCTTCCTGCTGGACCCGCAGTTCCAGGGGCAGACCAAGGACCGGCTGAATAACCCCGAGCTGGCCCAGATTGTCGACGGCGCCATCCGTCCGGCGCTGGAGCACTGGCTGAACCACAACATCAGCTCGGCCGAGGCCATCGTCGCGCGGATCATCCTGGCCGCGCGGGCGCGCCAGGCGAGCCGCGCCGCGCAGCAGGCGGTCTCGCGCAAGAGCGCCACCACCAACCGGTTGAACCTGCCGGGCAAGTTGAGCGATTGCACGGGCAGCGCGCGGGGCGGGAGCGAACTCTTCATCGTGGAGGGGGATTCAGCCGGCGGCTCCGCGAAGCAGGGCCGCGACCGGACGCGGCAGGCGATCCTTCCGCTGCGCGGCAAGGTGCTGAACGTCGAGAGCGCCAGCGCTTCGAAGGTGTTCGAGAACAAGGAGCTGTCCGACGTCGTCACCGCCCTCGGCTGCGGCATCGGCAAGACGTTCGACATCAACCGGCTGCGCTACGACCGCATCATCATCCTGGCCGACGCCGACTCCGACGGGAATCACATCGCGACGCTGCTGCTCACCTTCTTCTACCGCTTCCTGCCCCAACTGATCGCGCACGGCAAGATCTTCCTCGCCCAGCCGCCGCTCTACCGCGTCGACATCGGCAAGGAGACCCACTGGGCGCTCGACGACGCCCACCGCGACGCTATCGTCAACGCCCGCACCAACGGCCGGGGAAACCCCGAGATCACGCGCTTCAAGGGGCTCGGCGAGATGATGCCGAAGGTGCTGTGGGAGACCACGCTCAACCCCGAGACCCGCCGCCTGCTGCGCGTCGCCGTCGACGACCAGCACCGCACCGACCGGGTGATCGCCAACCTCATGGGCA